Within Ipomoea triloba cultivar NCNSP0323 chromosome 9, ASM357664v1, the genomic segment atataaatattgggcatatgTTTTTTCGCATAGCGCATGAAAAAagactagtatatatatatatgtgtgtgtgtatggaTAAGTCCAATATCTTACAAACAAAACACTTTAATTTGTGCTAGTTTAATTATGTGAGGATTTTTTGTTTGGTGTTTATAGCTATGGTATGTCCTGTCTAAAATCCTTGCGGAGGAAGCAGCATGGAAATATGCAGGGGAGAATGGGATTGATATGGTTTCATTGCATCCTTGTGTTGTTATTGGCCCTATTCTACAACCAACTCTTAACTTTTCGACCAATGTGATTCTAGAGCTCGTAAAAGAGGGTAAGATCTGTTAGTTCAAGAAAtgagcattatatatattatcaatcaaaataaattatttgtatcAATGTTCTTGAAACATGTTGAAGATCGAGCTGTTAGCattcttatttaatttggaaATTATGGTTGGTTGTTTACAGAAAAGGAGTTTTCTTCTGGAATGAATTGTTATGTTGATGTTCGAGATGTTGCAAATGCACATATCCAAGCATTTGAGCTACCTTCCGCTAGTGGAAGATACCTTTTGATTGGTGAAACAATACACTCTTCTCAGGTTCTGAAGATTGCAGCCCAGCTTTACCCTTCTCTTCCCATTCCTGACAAGTAAGATTCATATTAtaagtgtttatttttttagttaaaggGTCCTTCAAGTATATAGTGATTGCGCAAgatttagtcttaaactttcaatttaactatTCATgatctttcaactttcaaatttaatggTAACAGATATAAAGGAGACTTGCCCGTAGTGCCAACCTTCAAAGTATCCCAGGAAAAGGCAAAAAGCTTGGCCATCAACTTTACTTCTTTTGCAGTGACCCTTAAGGATACTATTGAAAGTTTAAAGGAGAAAAACTTTCTCAgcttctaattaattttttgatttcaTGTTGCTTTTGTGGCGTTGTTGAATGTTCTGTGATTGTTCGATCTCTGTGATGTACTAATAGACAAAGAAGACTAAACTTCAAACATGTCTTATTATGATTTCCTTGcacttaattattttgttttactgACCCAAAGAATTCAAGTCACATTAAATAAATCTTtcttagggatggcaattttaATTCGCCCCGCGGATATCTATCCAAATTCACTCCGCATAGATCGATTTTTTTAGTGATAATGCGTAGTGGGTTTGGGGTGGTCTTAAAAACTTAAACCCACTGTGGGTTGGCTTAGATTtgaattttatatacaaaactCGCCTACACTAGTACACAAATGACTTTTAACATCGATTTTGAGCGTGAAGCTGTGCACAAAGTGGAACCAGAAACACGAAATGTAGCCTTGGTTGCAAGCCAGCAACCTGAGCTGACCCATATACTCAAGCATCTCGTTGTTTTTGAACACTAGGTTCTCGAGATCTTTTCTTTCGGTCAATAGCCCAGCATTCTCTACTTTCAACTTGGAATGAGTATGCTTAATCACTTTGAATTCCTTCACCATTTTAAGAAATGAATTCCTAGGATCTTCATGATAACTAGACACAGAATTACAATCAGAAGAGGGATCTTGAGGGTTTACCTCATCTTCTTTTGCCATTAGGCAAATTTCCTCATCTGACTCTTCTTGATTAAAGAGACAAAGAAGTCCATTCTCGTCTTCCAAACTTTCACTGTCAGAACTCGAGCTTGAAGTACATTGTTCCTCAATCTTATTCTCGTCTGGTTTCTCTTCTACAGCGAGAGCTTTCCTTCTACAATCACTTTTGTGATTGCTACCCGAGTAGTTCACGTTTTGTTCGTTGCTCTCTACAGGCACATTCCTTGAGTTGGTTTGATTTCCAGATCCTTTCCCATATCTACTCGGTTGATCTTGATGCTTTTAATTTGACGATGGGATAAGGACATTCTGCCTTGAACTGACCAAGCTTGTGAGAATTAGCTGAGGCCGCCTCGGCCACAGTTGGCCTCGGGCGTGCCTCGGCTCGCCACAATTAGCCTAAGCCGCCTCGGCTCGCCATggtttcgaaaaaaaaaaagcgcatGAGAAAAGAAGCGTACCAAACAAAGTGTGGAGGCAAGATTGAAGGAGGCAGTAAAAAATAAAAGCCTAAGGTGGAAGAgtttttatacaaaaataaatacatataaaagCAAGGGAAATAATGGTGAAGATTaggaaatattttcaaaaataaagacGAAAATCTTGAGATTTTCTTATAAGATCCTATCTAAAAGATGCATGCCTAGTACAGGTTATTACTCCCAAGCTACCCCGCCCACtctcgctagctagggagtgggggctGGTGATAGGGTAATTGGATAAGCACCCGACCCGAAAGCATTCAGCACTAACGTAACCTGAATTGCAGGTAGACGAGCGGGCGTGGGGAAGTCAAGCGGCCACACGTTACACAAGCACGGCACATTGAAGAGAAGTTACTCCAACGACTCCTTGTCGTTATTACCCACACTTAGTATAGGCATTAAACATCCATTACATTTACAGAAGAATCGTTGCACTCATAGGTATAACGAGGAACCCTGTTGTAGAAGAGAGGGACACGCAAACTATTGTACTAAAACAATTGCAATTACTTATCAAATATACAATAGTAACATTCTTACCGTCAATTGTTTTATTGTAGGTATGAAAGATTGGGCAAATACAAGAACAAGTAAGGAACAAGGCATTTTGCAGTTGAAAAGGAGCCAAGGAAGCACTAAACAAATGCATAAGGGCATGAAGTAAGTCAATAGGCTAAATTGAAGCATAGGAGAAGGCGATGGGTACTCACAGTCATAGTTAAAGCTGTGAGCACCATGGTGACCAAATTAGGAAGCTTTCTAAATCCCAAGCTCACATTGACACATCACGATCGTGAGCATCAGTGTGAGGCTAGGAATCAGAAAGTTGGGTCTAGCCCTCACGATCATGAGGCTCACCGTGAGGTGCTAGACCAACTTGCGAAAGCTTGGGTTCACTGTGATGCTCACGAGCATGGCCTCAAGCATCTATGAGCTGTCCTTGGAGATCATGGTCAATCTCACGAGTGTGAGGTTGACCGTGAGGTCTGGGCATCCGCGGCCTTGTCCTCTGGTCACTATCAACCTAATGGGCATGAGGCTGACTGTGAGCACGCATCTAGAATTGGTTGAATTTGTTATTTTGGCGCGAGTTAAAGGGTATAAATATGTTTAGGTAGTTATTTTAGATgacttttcatttttccattgTTTATCTAGGAAAAGCCTCTCCATAACATTTCTCCCTGTAATTGTTCCACATTTGATGAAGATTTAAAGTAATTTCCAATTTGTAATTCAACATTACTTTCAATTTCAAGATTGCATCTTCAATTTCTCTTGATCAAAGCTAAGTCTTTCTTACTTTAAACTTTCTTTAATTCATTTGTTCTTGCAATGACTTTCATTTCAATTCATGCttttatttcaattccaagtctGAGTAGCTAGATTTATCTAGGGATTTTTACTGAGCTCTTTTGTTATGAATGTTATGTGAATTGAATGGCAATGCGAGACTTAATGATGGTTCTAGTTGTGAGCATGGTGATTTTGTATGGACTCTTGCATAATTTTGCCCCAAATTATGCAACAAGATCATGGATAGGTGTTACCACTATGAGAATATGGCAACATCATAGCCACACCACTACCCACCACTAGTCTAACTTTGCTTTGAGAAAGGATAATTAATTCGAAGGAGACGAGAACACcacatgtttgatgaattgctTCAACTATTTTAGGTCACCATGAGGATGGGGCTCAAAGCTAATTGTGAGACCAATGTCTACGATAGTGGCATTGACACTTAGTAGTGTCTTTCTAGTTCCCTTGTTAAGACATTCCATGATCTCTATCCTAGGACACACTGTACTATAACATTTATATAAAAGTACGTGGCTACGTCCAAGTCCCTACCTTTACATTTGTTTGATACCTACTTGTTACATTAGTTTGTTACTTGTTGCCTTTTATTTGATTCTTGATTGCTCTTGAATGTCTTGCAAATCTCTATACGAAGTTACGAACTAGCTTCTAAACATTCTACACTCTTATCCTTAACTACTTACAATTCAACTTCCTCCCGATCTATTTCTTAAAACGATACCCTTTCACACTTCACtaaatcacccaaaaaaaaaaaaaaaaaaaaaccctactTTTAAGAGCCCTACCCAAATGGCCCCGCTCTAGGGACTTGCTCCCTGGGAtcccaatcgttataccctgcaccatggtgcacatagcaatgtgcaccacgtacgtaaacgacgtcgtttcgatattagtggacgcggacgcgaatgcgAATGACtgtagggaattcattatctataatacacataatcattatctagaatacacagaatgtttgcccagaatacacagaatattgacacaaaatacacagaactcatcctcctaacattcgaatgcacaaacacatcacaacctgtgttaataacatgaatacacataatattgacacaaaatacacagaactcatccttctaaacattcgaatgcacaaacatatcacatgtgttactaacatgaatacacagaacggttgcctagaatacacagaacggttgcctagaatacacagaatgattgcctggaatacacagaatattaacataaatacagagatcggcTGAAaagggaaacgtgatttccaaaaaaacggacgattaatttacaatgctcaaaacaatatcatttacgtacgtggtgcacggtataatttgccctggGATCCACGTATTTGGATTTCTTTTCTTGGGCCGGACTTCATATATCAATCAGAACTTTTGGAGGGTATTTTGGTGAAACAAATTATTTATAGAATGGTCTCCACTTCACCAATCAATTATTTGTTgtctatattaaatattaaatgtctAATTTGAAATCCATTGTTAAAGTCAATTATTTCTAGACTGGTCCACACTCAACACACTCACTTCAAAAGTCATTTCAATTATGTGCACttaataaaatttcatttatCACGACTTGTATCATAATGTGGTGTGTGAAATATTATAAAGAAGAAACAAACATATATCACCAGTATTGTTTGTAGTTTGAAGGTAAGTTGAGAGACCTAGCTAGCAAATTTAATCTGAAGAAATGAGCGGAGAGGGGAAGGTGGTATGCGTGACCGGTGCTTCCGGTTTCATAGCTTCTTGGCTCGTCAAGCTTTTGCTCCACCGTGGTTACACCGTCCACGCCACCGTTCGCAGCCTCAGTCAGTTCCCTGGCCTTCTCTCTTCCATTTTATTTCTGGAAAATcattgatgtatatatatatacggtgtTATTGCAGAGGATCCAAATAAGGTGTCACATCTTCTTGCATTAGATGGTGCCAAGGAAAGACTGCATTTGTTTGAAGCTGACTTAGTTGAGGAAAACTCTTTTGATACTGCAATTAATGGGTGTGAAGGTGTTTTCCACACAGCATCACCTGTTTCTTTTTCACCATCCGCAACTAAGGTCaaccttttcttttttgtttccaATAATAATCACCTGTTTCATAATCACCCTTGTATTTTTCCCACTCTTAGCTTGTATtttatctatatattgtagacaGAACTAGTGGATCCTGCAGTGAAAGGGACACTAAATGTTCTTGGATCATGTGTGAGAACACCTTCTGTGAAAAGGGTAGTGGTCACATCCTCAACGGCTTCAATTCTTGTcaaacgaaatcctataacaccGACTGAGGTAGTCGACGAGACTTGGTTTTCTGATAAAGAATTTGTAGAGGAAACAGAGGTATAGAACATATTTTTCTTTAGAGCttttatagaataataatacTTATTCATTATTTGATCTTACGCTGCTTAAATCTATTTATGGTTAGATTAACACATTATTATTGACTTGTATCCCAAACCTgcttaaaaacaaattaaaacactttGTGCTAGTTTAGTTATGTGAGGAGTTTTTGTTTGGTCTTTATAGAAATGGTATATCCTGTCTAAAATCCTTGCGGAGGAAGCAGCATGGAAATATGCAGGGGAGAATGGGATTGACATGGTTTCATTGCATCCTTGTCTTGTTATTGGCCCTCTTCTACAACCAACTCTTAACTTTTCAACCAAGGTGATTCTAGACCTTGTAAAAGAGGGTAAGATCTGTTCATTATAATATCAatcaaaatacattatttgaaacattttgaagATCGAGCAGTTAGCattcttatttaatttggaaATTATTATGGTTCGTTGTTTACAGAAAAGgatttctttcctggaatcaattGTTATGTTGATGTTAGAGATGTTGCAAATGCACATATCCAAGCATTTGAGTTACCTTCCGCCAGTGGAAGATACCTTTTGATTGGTGAAGCAACATACTCTTCTCAGGTTCTGAAGATTGCAGCCCAGCTTTACCCTTCTCTTCCCATCCCTGACAAGTAAGATTCAAATTACaagtgtttttttctttttgagttaataccagtTCAGGCCCTTCGAGTACAGTGGTTTTGTAACGTTTACTTCTAAACTTTCAGTTTTAACAATTCATAattcttcaactttcaagttaactACCCATGgtccttaaacttttaaatttttagtagtCCTAGCATTGCTCTTACTTAAACTAACATTTTTAGTAGTCCTAGCATTGCTCTTACTTAAACTAACAGAAGGACCACAACTGGCTAAATTTGGAAATTGAAAGGACATGGGTGGTTAACTTAAAAATCGAAGGACATAAgtggttaaatttgaaattaaagttgaaggaccatggtgtggttaaattgaaagttcAGAACTAAATGGAGTGGTGCCATTATACATGGAGGACCCCACCTGGTattaactagtttttttttttttttaattgaatccACTTATAGCAACAAATTGATCTATccctcttttaatttttttttttaattgtaacaGATATAAAGGAGACTTGCGTGTAGTGCCAACCTTCAAAGTATCCCAGGAAAAGGCAAAAAGCCTGGGCATCAACTTTACTTCTTTTGCAGTGACCCTTAAGGATACTATTGAAAGTTTAAAGGAGAAAAACCTCCTCAGCTTCTAATTTTTTGATTTCATGTTGTTTTTGTAGTGTTGTTGAATCTCTGTAATGTACTAATAGTCAAAGAAGACTAAACATCAAACATGTCTTATTATGATTTCCCTGGTTTATTGTAGTGACTTATTTTACTGACCGGAAGATTTCAAGTCACATTAAATAACTCTTTCTCAACCCTATTTGTTCTAAAATAATTACACAAGCGATCCAAAAAAAGGCCTTCAAATTACAACCTTTCGTATATTATTCAATATGAAAATTCCCTAATAACTAGGGATCTATATAACTCCATCTTTGCTTGTTTATCAATTCAATTCTCCATTAATGAAGTGTTTACGTATTTGCAACTCCGATCCCACGATCTATCTCTCAACAATAGTTTATAGCTCTTTTATTCTTAAATGGTATAAGATTATTGAAGCTATGTTTACTACTACAAAAATAGCATATAAAGTAGGACATATCACGTCGGTTTTAACAAAATCGATGTCAAAACATTttacaaattcataatttttaaagaaaagtttTAACGTCGGCGCAGATTCCACGAGACTGCACGTGCCCGGTGGACAAGGGAAATAGAGAGACACTGCTAGTtgccaatgtcactctcgtggacattggatTCTTAATTAGTTTGAAGTCTCATTCTCATGACAACTTAAAccaattgaaacaattaatcaaacacttggtGTTTAGGTCTCCTTCCAGATCTCTTTTCTCAAAACAAAGTTAGACTAGTGAGAGGTGTGACTATGTTATTACACTATTCTCATATTAACAATACCTTATCCATATATCTCTTGTACAATTGTGACCATCCACAATCATACAAGAGCAACACAAATCACCGAGCTCACAACTAGAAACATCATCATCAAGTCATTACACTAACTCACAGCTCAATTCAATTACATAGCAttagtcacaactcacaaaagATGGCTTAATTCAATCCCTAACTGAATCTAGGTAAGCATGAATTGAGATTAAAGACATTTGTAAGAACAAttgaaagcaataaaatgcaAGAAGTAACAA encodes:
- the LOC116029563 gene encoding uncharacterized protein LOC116029563, coding for MMSGEGKVVCVTGASGFIASWLVKLLLRRGYTVHATVRCLKDPNKVSHLLALDGAKERLHLFEADLLDENSFDHAINGCEGVFHTASPVSFSPSATKTELVDPALKGTLNVLGSCVRTPSVKRVVVTSSTASIFVKRNPITPIEVVDETWFSDKEFAEETKLWYVLSKILAEEAAWKYAGENGIDMVSLHPCVVIGPILQPTLNFSTNVILELVKEEKEFSSGMNCYVDVRDVANAHIQAFELPSASGRYLLIGETIHSSQVLKIAAQLYPSLPIPDKYKGDLPVVPTFKVSQEKAKSLAINFTSFAVTLKDTIESLKEKNFLSMKDWANTRTSKEQGILQLKRSQGSTKQMHKGMKSEEMSGEGKVVCVTGASGFIASWLVKLLLHRGYTVHATVRSLKDPNKVSHLLALDGAKERLHLFEADLVEENSFDTAINGCEGVFHTASPVSFSPSATKTELVDPAVKGTLNVLGSCVRTPSVKRVVVTSSTASILVKRNPITPTEVVDETWFSDKEFVEETEKWYILSKILAEEAAWKYAGENGIDMVSLHPCLVIGPLLQPTLNFSTKVILDLVKEEKDFFPGINCYVDVRDVANAHIQAFELPSASGRYLLIGEATYSSQVLKIAAQLYPSLPIPDKYKGDLRVVPTFKVSQEKAKSLGINFTSFAVTLKDTIESLKEKNLLSF